A stretch of Kaistella flava (ex Peng et al. 2021) DNA encodes these proteins:
- the coaE gene encoding dephospho-CoA kinase (Dephospho-CoA kinase (CoaE) performs the final step in coenzyme A biosynthesis.): MIEDEPEPEPRVRTKIIGITGGIGSGKSTVSKYIEEAGYPVYYSDIRAKNIVNDNQHLQQLIKELLGENAYDEDDLYDRKYVAEIVFNNEELLLKLNSLIHPAVRIDFENWVAQQTTDFVFKETALLFELKLNKTCYKSVLVTADDNCRLKRVMDRDNKTYREVETIMLRQMPEKDKVKLADFVIFNNEGLEELKAETKKVLAEIESL, encoded by the coding sequence ATGATAGAAGACGAACCTGAACCCGAACCCAGGGTCAGAACAAAGATTATTGGAATAACCGGAGGAATTGGCTCCGGAAAGTCAACCGTATCGAAATATATCGAAGAAGCAGGCTATCCTGTTTACTACTCCGATATTCGTGCGAAAAACATTGTCAATGATAACCAGCATCTTCAGCAACTCATCAAAGAACTTCTAGGCGAAAATGCCTATGATGAAGATGATTTATACGACCGGAAATATGTTGCCGAAATTGTATTTAATAATGAAGAATTATTATTGAAATTGAATTCATTGATTCATCCTGCGGTGAGAATTGATTTTGAAAACTGGGTTGCTCAGCAAACAACTGATTTTGTATTTAAAGAAACTGCGCTTTTATTTGAATTAAAATTAAATAAAACTTGCTACAAATCTGTTCTAGTTACTGCGGATGATAACTGCCGACTGAAAAGAGTAATGGATCGCGACAACAAAACCTACCGAGAAGTTGAAACAATTATGTTGCGACAAATGCCGGAAAAAGATAAAGTGAAATTGGCTGATTTTGTTATTTTTAATAATGAAGGTTTGGAAGAACTTAAAGCCGAAACTAAAAAAGTACTGGCTGAGATTGAGTCTTTATAA
- a CDS encoding NAD(P)-dependent alcohol dehydrogenase, which produces MSDNLHIKAFGTASKDDDLKAMTIERREVKPKDIEIEILYCGVCHSDLHTARNDWGGTKYPAVPGHEIVGRITKIGDDVTKFKVGDLAGVGCLVDSCKECESCKQDLEQYCLNGSTGTYNGKDKYLNQQTFGGYSEKIIVTEDFVLKIPENLDLKAIAPLLCAGITTWSPLKHWNVKEGSKVAVVGLGGLGHMAIKLAKGLGAEVTLISRSPDKIQDGLDLGADAVVISTYENEMKAAAGKFDLIIDTVPYDHDINPYISTLNISGTLVLVGFIGKMEEALLSVPMVLGRRSVAGSLIGGIKETQEMLDFCGEHNILPEIEMINMQDINEAYERMLKSDVRYRFVIDMQSLKN; this is translated from the coding sequence ATGAGCGATAATCTTCATATAAAAGCATTTGGCACAGCATCGAAAGATGATGATTTAAAAGCAATGACCATCGAACGACGCGAGGTAAAACCAAAGGATATCGAAATTGAAATTTTATATTGTGGCGTTTGTCACAGTGATTTGCATACGGCAAGAAATGATTGGGGTGGCACAAAATACCCAGCTGTTCCGGGACACGAAATCGTAGGTAGAATTACGAAAATTGGTGATGATGTTACCAAATTCAAAGTTGGTGATTTAGCTGGCGTAGGTTGTTTAGTAGATTCTTGCAAAGAATGTGAAAGTTGCAAACAGGATTTAGAACAGTATTGTTTGAATGGTTCAACCGGAACTTATAATGGAAAAGATAAATATTTGAACCAACAGACTTTTGGCGGTTACTCAGAAAAGATTATCGTTACTGAAGATTTCGTTTTAAAAATTCCTGAAAATTTAGACTTAAAAGCAATTGCTCCATTACTCTGTGCAGGAATTACAACTTGGTCTCCATTGAAACACTGGAACGTAAAAGAAGGAAGTAAAGTAGCAGTTGTCGGATTAGGAGGATTGGGACATATGGCCATAAAACTGGCAAAAGGTTTGGGTGCAGAAGTGACTTTAATTTCAAGAAGTCCGGATAAAATTCAAGATGGATTAGACTTGGGAGCAGACGCTGTGGTGATTTCAACCTACGAAAATGAGATGAAAGCAGCAGCTGGAAAATTCGATTTAATTATCGATACCGTTCCTTATGACCACGACATTAATCCTTATATTTCTACCTTAAATATCAGCGGAACTTTAGTTTTAGTAGGATTTATTGGTAAGATGGAAGAAGCTCTTTTATCTGTACCAATGGTTTTAGGAAGAAGATCGGTAGCTGGTTCACTGATTGGTGGAATTAAAGAAACTCAGGAAATGCTTGATTTCTGTGGCGAACATAATATCTTACCAGAAATCGAAATGATTAATATGCAAGACATTAATGAAGCATACGAAAGAATGCTGAAAAGCGATGTCAGATATCGTTTTGTAATTGATATGCAATCTTTGAAAAACTAG
- a CDS encoding ectonucleotide pyrophosphatase/phosphodiesterase, translated as MKKFISLLLILSYFVVFSQTDTAQVVTPNRVNSVEAISKPYVILISADGFRYDYADKYKAENLLKLAKTGVSATAMLPSYPSITFPNHWSLVTGLYPAHHGLIDNFFYDYQKKEFYKMSSKENAEDGTWYGGIPLWTLAEKQGMLSASMMWVGSASDAGGERPTYYYHYHEKFSPDEKVDKVIDWLKLPEDKRPHFITLYFPEVDGAGHHFGPDTAETEKAVHLIDSAVGNLVEKVNQLGLKNVNYIFVADHGMIKVDLEKPIAIPEILFDKNRFDFYNSQTLLRVVVKNPEEVKSVYKELKKNKTTDYDVFLDKKFPKKLNFSPKDDRYNRIGQIILIPKAPKIFLEKGKKTSAGKHGYSPYEVPEMKATFIAFGPAFKQDKKIGEFQNVNVYPIVTDILNLKMTEPIDGTQKVAKEVLRK; from the coding sequence ATGAAAAAATTTATTTCCCTTCTTTTAATTTTAAGTTATTTTGTAGTTTTCTCACAAACTGATACAGCGCAAGTTGTCACTCCTAATAGGGTGAATTCTGTTGAAGCGATTTCCAAACCTTATGTTATTTTAATTTCGGCCGATGGCTTTCGGTATGACTATGCTGATAAATATAAGGCGGAGAATCTTTTAAAATTAGCAAAAACAGGAGTTTCAGCAACTGCTATGTTACCCAGTTATCCGTCAATTACTTTCCCAAATCATTGGAGTTTAGTTACCGGTTTATATCCTGCACATCATGGTTTGATTGATAATTTCTTCTACGATTATCAAAAGAAAGAATTCTACAAAATGAGCAGTAAAGAAAATGCGGAAGACGGAACGTGGTACGGCGGAATACCTCTTTGGACTTTAGCCGAAAAACAAGGAATGCTTTCTGCATCGATGATGTGGGTGGGTTCTGCAAGTGATGCTGGTGGAGAAAGACCAACTTACTATTACCATTACCACGAAAAGTTTTCACCTGATGAAAAAGTAGATAAAGTGATTGATTGGTTAAAATTACCAGAAGATAAAAGACCGCACTTTATTACGTTGTATTTTCCGGAAGTTGATGGGGCAGGACATCATTTCGGCCCAGACACTGCGGAAACAGAAAAAGCGGTTCATTTAATTGATAGCGCGGTGGGGAATTTAGTAGAGAAAGTAAATCAGTTGGGATTGAAAAATGTGAATTATATTTTCGTAGCCGATCATGGAATGATCAAAGTAGATCTTGAAAAGCCAATTGCGATTCCGGAGATTCTTTTTGATAAAAACCGTTTCGATTTTTATAATTCGCAAACTTTACTAAGAGTTGTGGTGAAAAATCCGGAGGAAGTAAAGTCTGTTTATAAAGAGCTAAAGAAAAATAAAACTACTGATTACGATGTTTTCCTCGACAAGAAATTTCCGAAAAAATTAAACTTTTCACCGAAAGACGATCGATATAATCGAATTGGGCAAATTATATTGATTCCGAAAGCGCCAAAAATATTTTTAGAAAAGGGCAAAAAGACTTCCGCGGGAAAACACGGTTATAGTCCGTACGAAGTTCCTGAAATGAAAGCTACTTTTATTGCTTTTGGTCCAGCGTTTAAACAAGATAAAAAAATAGGAGAGTTTCAAAATGTAAATGTCTATCCAATTGTTACCGATATTTTAAATTTGAAAATGACCGAACCAATTGATGGAACTCAAAAAGTTGCGAAAGAAGTTCTCAGAAAATAA